A part of Solea solea chromosome 8, fSolSol10.1, whole genome shotgun sequence genomic DNA contains:
- the tbx1 gene encoding T-box transcription factor TBX1 isoform X1: protein MDDDGPLSPKANAFSIASLISAAERAGNAAFDKQRTGLDKPDLHNHSSFKMHYSTVTREMEAISSPWLTQLSHFCDVAAFTTSSLNSLNTPGGYHLSPSPGDPYSQHETHFEPCPAAQHNYNYPGSNPGPAPPSDSGTPNCSSSSSSSTPNSKAIVKKNPKVANINVQLEMKALWDEFNQLGTEMIVTKAGRRMFPTFQVKIFGMDPMADYMLLMDFLPVDDKRYRYAFHSSSWLVAGKADPATPGRVHYHPDSPAKGAQWMKQIVSFDKLKLTNNLLDDNGHIILNSMHRYQPRFHVVYVDPRKDSEKYAEENYKTFVFEETRFTAVTAYQNHRITQLKIASNPFAKGFRDCDPEDWPRNHRPGSLPIMSAFARTRNPMSSPPQQNGTEKEDSRREYERDPSGTPIHADPAHQLMSRVLSPALPVPGGLHAVPLTSGRPSPPHDLRSDPHAIPPDTLHHHPYKYPTTYEHYLGAKTRPSPYPLPGIRGHTYHHHMNPATANMYSATSGPSNYDYGPR from the exons ATGGACGACGACGGTCCCCTCTCTCCAAAGGCGAACGCTTTCAGTATTGCCTCTCTGATTTCGGCTGCAGAGCGAGCAGGAAACGCTGCGTTTGACAAACAGAGAACCGGCCTAGACAAGCCAGACCTGCATAACCACAGTTCCTTTAAAATGCACTACAGCACTGTGACGCGGGAAATGGAAG CCATATCCAGTCCGTGGCTGACGCAGCTGTCCCATTTTTGCGATGTTGCAGCCTTCACGACGAGCAGCCTGAACAGCCTCAACACGCCGGGGGGCTACCACCTCTCTCCGTCCCCCGGGGACCCGTACAGCCAACATGAGACCCACTTCGAGCCGTGCCCGGCCGCCCAGCACAACTACAACTACCCGGGCTCCAACCCGGGCCCGGCGCCGCCGAGCGACAGCGGGACTCCCAACTGCTCGTCGTCGTCCTCCAGCTCCACACCGAACAGCAAAGCCATCGTGAAGAAGAACCCGAAGGTGGCCAACATTAACGTCCAGCTGGAGATGAAAGCTTTATGGGACGAGTTTAATCAGCTGGGCACCGAGATGATCGTCACCAAGGCGGGCAG GAGAATGTTTCCAACTTTCCAAGTGAAAATATTTGGGATGGATCCCATGGCAGACTACATGCTCCTCATGGACTTCCTGCCTGTAGACGACAAGCGTTACAG GTACGCTTTCCACAGCTCGTCGTGGCTGGTGGCGGGTAAAGCCGACCCCGCCACACCGGGCCGGGTCCACTATCACCCGGACTCTCCGGCCAAGGGCGCGCAGTGGATGAAGCAGATCGTCTCTTTCGACAAACTCAAACTCACCAACAACCTGTTGGATGACAACGGACAT ATCATTCTGAACTCCATGCACCGCTACCAGCCCAGATTCCACGTCGTCTACGTGGACCCGCGCAAGGACAGCGAGAAATACGCAGAGGAGAATTACAAGACCTTCGTGTTCGAGGAGACCCGCTTCACCGCGGTCACAGCGTACCAGAACCACCGG ATCACACAGCTGAAGATAGCCAGCAACCCTTTTGCAAAGGGCTTCAGGGACTGTGACCCAGAGGACTG GCCCAGGAATCACAGGCCAGGCTCGCTGCCAATAATGAGTGCCTTTGCCAGAACAAGAAACCCAATGTCATCTCCACCTCAGCAGAACGGCACAGAGAAAG aaGACAGTCGGAGGGAATACGAGCGAGACCCCAGTGGCACGCCCATACACGCCGACCCGGCTCACCAGCTGATGTCCCGCGTCCTCAGCCCCGCCCTGCCCGTCCCGGGAGGCCTCCACGCCGTCCCACTCACCAGCGGTCGACCCAGCCCTCCCCACGACCTCCGTTCAGACCCCCACGCGATTCCCCCCGACACCCTGCACCACCACCCGTACAAGTACCCCACCACGTACGAACACTACCTGGGGGCCAAGACCAGGCCATCACCTTACCCTTTACCCGGCATCAGAGGACACACGTACCATCACCACATGAACCCAGCGACAGCTAACATGTACTCAGCCACCAGCGGCCCCTCTAACTATGACTACGGGCCCAGATAA
- the tbx1 gene encoding T-box transcription factor TBX1 isoform X2, which translates to MDDDGPLSPKANAFSIASLISAAERAGNAAFDKQRTGLDKPDLHNHSSFKMHYSTVTREMEAFTTSSLNSLNTPGGYHLSPSPGDPYSQHETHFEPCPAAQHNYNYPGSNPGPAPPSDSGTPNCSSSSSSSTPNSKAIVKKNPKVANINVQLEMKALWDEFNQLGTEMIVTKAGRRMFPTFQVKIFGMDPMADYMLLMDFLPVDDKRYRYAFHSSSWLVAGKADPATPGRVHYHPDSPAKGAQWMKQIVSFDKLKLTNNLLDDNGHIILNSMHRYQPRFHVVYVDPRKDSEKYAEENYKTFVFEETRFTAVTAYQNHRITQLKIASNPFAKGFRDCDPEDWPRNHRPGSLPIMSAFARTRNPMSSPPQQNGTEKEDSRREYERDPSGTPIHADPAHQLMSRVLSPALPVPGGLHAVPLTSGRPSPPHDLRSDPHAIPPDTLHHHPYKYPTTYEHYLGAKTRPSPYPLPGIRGHTYHHHMNPATANMYSATSGPSNYDYGPR; encoded by the exons ATGGACGACGACGGTCCCCTCTCTCCAAAGGCGAACGCTTTCAGTATTGCCTCTCTGATTTCGGCTGCAGAGCGAGCAGGAAACGCTGCGTTTGACAAACAGAGAACCGGCCTAGACAAGCCAGACCTGCATAACCACAGTTCCTTTAAAATGCACTACAGCACTGTGACGCGGGAAATGGAAG CCTTCACGACGAGCAGCCTGAACAGCCTCAACACGCCGGGGGGCTACCACCTCTCTCCGTCCCCCGGGGACCCGTACAGCCAACATGAGACCCACTTCGAGCCGTGCCCGGCCGCCCAGCACAACTACAACTACCCGGGCTCCAACCCGGGCCCGGCGCCGCCGAGCGACAGCGGGACTCCCAACTGCTCGTCGTCGTCCTCCAGCTCCACACCGAACAGCAAAGCCATCGTGAAGAAGAACCCGAAGGTGGCCAACATTAACGTCCAGCTGGAGATGAAAGCTTTATGGGACGAGTTTAATCAGCTGGGCACCGAGATGATCGTCACCAAGGCGGGCAG GAGAATGTTTCCAACTTTCCAAGTGAAAATATTTGGGATGGATCCCATGGCAGACTACATGCTCCTCATGGACTTCCTGCCTGTAGACGACAAGCGTTACAG GTACGCTTTCCACAGCTCGTCGTGGCTGGTGGCGGGTAAAGCCGACCCCGCCACACCGGGCCGGGTCCACTATCACCCGGACTCTCCGGCCAAGGGCGCGCAGTGGATGAAGCAGATCGTCTCTTTCGACAAACTCAAACTCACCAACAACCTGTTGGATGACAACGGACAT ATCATTCTGAACTCCATGCACCGCTACCAGCCCAGATTCCACGTCGTCTACGTGGACCCGCGCAAGGACAGCGAGAAATACGCAGAGGAGAATTACAAGACCTTCGTGTTCGAGGAGACCCGCTTCACCGCGGTCACAGCGTACCAGAACCACCGG ATCACACAGCTGAAGATAGCCAGCAACCCTTTTGCAAAGGGCTTCAGGGACTGTGACCCAGAGGACTG GCCCAGGAATCACAGGCCAGGCTCGCTGCCAATAATGAGTGCCTTTGCCAGAACAAGAAACCCAATGTCATCTCCACCTCAGCAGAACGGCACAGAGAAAG aaGACAGTCGGAGGGAATACGAGCGAGACCCCAGTGGCACGCCCATACACGCCGACCCGGCTCACCAGCTGATGTCCCGCGTCCTCAGCCCCGCCCTGCCCGTCCCGGGAGGCCTCCACGCCGTCCCACTCACCAGCGGTCGACCCAGCCCTCCCCACGACCTCCGTTCAGACCCCCACGCGATTCCCCCCGACACCCTGCACCACCACCCGTACAAGTACCCCACCACGTACGAACACTACCTGGGGGCCAAGACCAGGCCATCACCTTACCCTTTACCCGGCATCAGAGGACACACGTACCATCACCACATGAACCCAGCGACAGCTAACATGTACTCAGCCACCAGCGGCCCCTCTAACTATGACTACGGGCCCAGATAA